The following is a genomic window from Terriglobales bacterium.
CTTCGAGGAGCAATCGACTACCGCGGAGATGTTCGAAACCGGCGTGAAGGTCGTTGATCTCATCCAGCCCTTCCTCAAAGGCGGCAAGATCGGTTTGTTCGGTGGCGCCGGCGTGGGCAAGACCGTTGTCATCATGGAGCTGATCAACAACGTTGCCAAACAACATGGCGGCTACTCGGTTTTTGCCGGCGTGGGCGAGCGAACCCGCGAAGGCAACGATCTCTGGCTGGAGATGACCGAGTCAGGCGTAATCAAGCCGGGAGAACCCGAGCACTCCAAGGCTTCTCTGATCTACGGCCAGATGACCGAGCCGCCGGGAGCGCGCCTGCGGGTGGCCCTTACCGGTCTGACCGTCGCCGAATATTTCCGCGATGCCGAGGGCGCAGATACCCTGCTCTTTATCGACAATATCTTTCGTTTCACGCAGGCGGGATCAGAAGTTTCCGCGCTGCTGGGACGCATGCCATCCGCCGTCGGCTACCAGCCCAACCTAGCCACGGAAATGGGGGAATTGCAGGAGCGCATTACTTCCACCAAGAAGGGGTCGGTCACATCGGTACAGGCCATCTATGTGCCGGCTGACGATCTTACCGATCCAGCGCCGGCAACCACCTTTGCTCACCTCGACGCCACCACCGTGCTCTCCCGCGGTTTGACCGAGATTGGCATCTATCCCGCGGTTGATCCGCTGGCTTCTACTTCTCGCATTCTGGATCCGCGCATCGTGGGGCAGGAGCACTATGACGTGGCGCAAGGGGTGAAGCGAATCCTGCAGCGCTATAAAGACCTGCAGGACATCATCGCCATCCTGGGCATTGACGAATTGAGCGAAGAGGACAAGCTGCTGGTGGCGCGGGCGCGCAAGATCCAGAAGTTCCTGTCGCAGCCTTTCCATGTTGCCGAACAGTTCACAGGATTCAAAGGAAAGTACGTGAAGGTCGGT
Proteins encoded in this region:
- the atpD gene encoding F0F1 ATP synthase subunit beta, whose product is MSENIGRVIQIAGPAVDVQFSESAMPPIYNAIRVVSDGFEVPVPINVILEVQQHLGEGRLRSVAMEPTDGMVRGMKAIDLKGPISVPVGKGTLGRVMNVIGDPVDGLGPIKATERLPIHRPAPSFEEQSTTAEMFETGVKVVDLIQPFLKGGKIGLFGGAGVGKTVVIMELINNVAKQHGGYSVFAGVGERTREGNDLWLEMTESGVIKPGEPEHSKASLIYGQMTEPPGARLRVALTGLTVAEYFRDAEGADTLLFIDNIFRFTQAGSEVSALLGRMPSAVGYQPNLATEMGELQERITSTKKGSVTSVQAIYVPADDLTDPAPATTFAHLDATTVLSRGLTEIGIYPAVDPLASTSRILDPRIVGQEHYDVAQGVKRILQRYKDLQDIIAILGIDELSEEDKLLVARARKIQKFLSQPFHVAEQFTGFKGKYVKVGETVRSFKEIIDGKHDEVPEQAFYMVGTIDEVLEKAEKLKETTAA